A portion of the Thermosediminibacter oceani DSM 16646 genome contains these proteins:
- a CDS encoding ABC transporter ATP-binding protein, with protein sequence MRNFLALRDFFYRYKGMYAVGVLWLVVVDFLQIIYPRLLGETADAINRGTFNRDFAVRYVSALILIAFAIALLRYLWRMYLLGSSRKIEYELRNKLYAHLQTLSLTYFQHHKTGDIMAHATNDIQAVRQALGMGIVLAVDAAFMTLAAIFMMGKTISWELTLFALLPLPFLVFTVTRFGAMIHNRFKAVQEAFSKLTECTQENFAGIRVIKSFVQEEKEMEKFSRICRYNMETNMQLVKIWGMFFPLIELISGLSLLIVIWYGGKLTMYGRISVGDFVAFISYLGLLTWPTIAIGWLINLIQRGAASMERINAILQEKPEVLDGPDTLPVDDLRGEIEIKNLTFTYPGAQKPSVSDISLRVPAGGSLAIVGAVGSGKSTIASLLLRLYPVPPDTVYIDGIDINRIPLKTLREKVGYVPQDTFLFATSVRENIAFSGEYSDEEIVDAAKMAGIHEDILALPEQYETLLGERGVNLSGGQKQRISIARALIKNPRIIILDDCLSAVDAATEEKILVNLKRFCRGRTSILISHRISTVMHADEIIVLDGGKIVERGTHEELLEIKGIYYNLYQKQLLEKSLEEMN encoded by the coding sequence ATGAGAAATTTTCTTGCCCTGCGGGATTTTTTTTACCGCTATAAGGGTATGTACGCAGTGGGTGTGCTGTGGCTCGTAGTTGTGGACTTCCTGCAGATAATTTACCCCAGGTTGCTGGGCGAAACGGCTGACGCCATAAACCGAGGGACTTTTAATAGAGATTTCGCCGTCAGGTACGTTTCCGCTCTCATATTAATAGCTTTTGCCATCGCGCTCCTAAGGTACCTGTGGCGGATGTACCTGCTTGGAAGCTCCCGGAAAATCGAATACGAGCTGAGAAATAAGCTTTACGCCCACCTGCAGACCCTATCACTGACGTATTTTCAGCACCATAAGACCGGCGATATAATGGCGCACGCCACCAACGATATCCAGGCGGTAAGACAAGCTCTGGGTATGGGAATCGTGCTGGCGGTAGATGCAGCATTTATGACGCTGGCGGCAATTTTTATGATGGGAAAGACCATAAGCTGGGAGCTGACGCTTTTTGCTCTCCTTCCCCTCCCCTTTCTGGTCTTTACCGTAACGCGGTTCGGCGCGATGATCCATAACCGCTTCAAAGCCGTCCAGGAGGCTTTTTCAAAACTCACCGAATGCACTCAGGAAAATTTCGCGGGTATCCGGGTAATTAAGTCCTTCGTACAGGAAGAAAAGGAGATGGAGAAATTTTCCCGGATCTGCCGGTATAACATGGAGACGAACATGCAGCTCGTAAAGATATGGGGGATGTTCTTCCCGCTGATCGAGTTGATCTCGGGCCTTAGCCTCCTCATCGTTATTTGGTACGGTGGAAAACTTACGATGTACGGCCGCATTTCTGTGGGCGATTTTGTGGCTTTCATCTCGTATCTTGGCCTCCTCACCTGGCCCACAATAGCCATTGGCTGGCTTATAAATTTGATACAGAGGGGTGCCGCGTCCATGGAGAGAATCAACGCTATTTTACAGGAAAAACCGGAGGTGCTTGACGGGCCCGATACTCTGCCTGTCGATGACCTGCGGGGAGAGATAGAAATCAAAAACCTGACTTTCACCTACCCGGGAGCTCAAAAACCTTCCGTCAGCGATATAAGTTTGCGGGTCCCCGCCGGCGGGAGCCTCGCCATCGTGGGCGCCGTAGGCAGCGGAAAAAGCACAATAGCAAGTCTTCTTCTCCGCCTTTATCCGGTACCGCCGGATACCGTATACATCGACGGCATCGACATCAACAGAATTCCCCTCAAAACCCTGCGAGAAAAGGTGGGGTACGTCCCACAGGATACTTTTCTCTTTGCCACCTCCGTCCGGGAAAACATAGCTTTCAGCGGTGAATATTCCGATGAAGAAATAGTGGATGCTGCAAAAATGGCAGGCATTCACGAAGATATACTGGCTTTACCCGAGCAGTATGAAACCCTCCTGGGCGAACGGGGTGTCAATCTTTCCGGCGGTCAGAAGCAGAGGATTTCGATTGCCAGGGCCCTGATCAAAAACCCGAGAATAATTATCCTCGACGACTGCCTCTCGGCTGTGGATGCGGCCACGGAAGAGAAAATCCTCGTCAATTTAAAACGGTTCTGCCGCGGCCGGACCAGTATTCTAATTTCCCACCGCATATCGACTGTAATGCACGCCGATGAAATCATAGTTCTGGACGGCGGGAAGATCGTCGAGAGGGGAACCCATGAAGAGCTGCTCGAAATCAAGGGCATATATTACAACCTCTACCAGAAACAGCTTCTTGAAAAATCTCTCGAAGAGATGAATTGA
- a CDS encoding bis-aminopropyl spermidine synthase family protein yields MDIKGIAEEVCKKTGVETTGRDVEKVLSGLTSSSHFWEVVCTAREPFSVVAEVVEVLKRTRLVKVDEQGDIYFTPEGMKFLKSRGITPRKDYTCPACEGRGIGLEKLKELVQKFDEVTADRPKAIIDYDQGFVTTRTVVSRIALMADRGDLEGKKLLVLGDDDLVSIAAGLSGMPAEVVVMEIDDRLVEYINDKATKLGLPVKAIKYDFREKLPDEYVGYFDTFTTDPPETLEALEVCMGRGLTGLSGEGCAGYFGLTRTEASLKKWNLFQQMLVDKFKVAITDIIDDFNHYVNWDYLLGSIRDDYSFVQVKPRLNWYRSSMYRIETLSGFKGMENKSMPCELYIDQEALIYRPGQM; encoded by the coding sequence ATGGACATCAAAGGGATAGCGGAGGAAGTCTGCAAAAAGACAGGGGTTGAAACTACAGGGCGCGATGTGGAAAAAGTACTGTCGGGGCTGACAAGCAGTTCCCATTTCTGGGAGGTCGTCTGTACAGCCCGGGAGCCGTTCAGCGTTGTAGCTGAAGTAGTCGAGGTACTAAAGCGGACAAGACTGGTAAAAGTAGATGAACAGGGGGACATATATTTTACTCCTGAAGGCATGAAATTTTTAAAAAGCCGCGGGATAACCCCCAGGAAAGATTACACCTGTCCGGCGTGCGAGGGACGGGGAATAGGGCTCGAGAAGCTGAAAGAACTGGTGCAAAAATTTGATGAAGTGACCGCCGACCGTCCCAAAGCCATAATCGATTACGACCAGGGATTCGTGACAACACGAACCGTGGTGAGCAGAATAGCCCTCATGGCGGACAGGGGGGATCTGGAGGGTAAAAAGCTATTGGTTCTGGGAGACGACGATCTTGTGAGCATAGCCGCCGGCCTTTCGGGGATGCCAGCGGAGGTCGTCGTCATGGAGATCGACGACAGGCTGGTTGAATATATTAATGACAAAGCCACTAAATTAGGGCTACCGGTAAAGGCTATAAAGTACGATTTCAGGGAAAAACTGCCCGATGAATACGTGGGTTATTTCGATACTTTTACCACAGACCCGCCGGAGACCCTGGAAGCCCTTGAGGTCTGCATGGGCAGGGGACTCACGGGCCTTTCAGGCGAGGGGTGTGCCGGTTACTTCGGGCTAACCCGTACGGAGGCTTCCCTGAAGAAATGGAACCTGTTCCAGCAGATGCTGGTAGATAAATTCAAGGTGGCCATTACCGATATAATTGACGACTTCAACCACTACGTCAACTGGGATTACCTGCTGGGTAGCATTCGAGACGATTACTCTTTCGTGCAGGTAAAACCCAGGCTCAACTGGTACAGGTCCTCAATGTACCGCATAGAGACGTTAAGCGGCTTCAAGGGAATGGAAAATAAGTCTATGCCCTGCGAGCTTTACATAGACCAAGAGGCTCTGATTTACCGACCGGGGCAAATGTAA
- a CDS encoding sigma-70 family RNA polymerase sigma factor has protein sequence MVYKSQFNVNFKDLDKEDAKILSWFLVGLRHEAIRLLKKEKKLKQHEILILNDFVNPDDSKPVEMINTISDPTDPFSEVEDKIYIQQVLSVLTLQQRKVIELIIFKGLTEKEIAKQLGISQPSVHRLKIRGLNKIKNIIYISMV, from the coding sequence ATGGTCTACAAATCCCAATTTAACGTAAATTTTAAAGACCTTGATAAAGAAGACGCAAAAATACTGTCGTGGTTTTTAGTCGGGCTTCGGCATGAAGCTATTAGGCTATTAAAAAAGGAAAAAAAGTTGAAGCAGCATGAAATATTGATCTTAAACGATTTCGTAAATCCTGACGATAGTAAACCTGTGGAAATGATTAACACTATTTCAGATCCCACCGATCCTTTCAGTGAAGTTGAAGATAAGATATACATACAACAAGTTCTATCAGTACTTACTCTACAACAAAGAAAAGTTATTGAATTAATTATTTTTAAAGGGTTGACGGAAAAAGAGATTGCCAAACAATTAGGTATATCTCAACCTTCTGTTCACCGTTTGAAAATACGTGGACTAAATAAAATAAAAAACATTATTTATATTAGTATGGTGTAG
- a CDS encoding integrase core domain-containing protein: MTLYQKLKASGNPQAVAQITISLLESHSVKETAKILGVTPRWVYKLRERFRLSNGDISACIKKRGPKFRMPNRTPEHIENLVVTLAKETNLGSKRLALFIKNTFNIQLSPFTIRNIRRRYGIHCRKHKTLTGSRRFATDFSAFEPLQLWQIDAKHIADQSALPPEAYASIFKNKLPPFQFTAIDIKTRLRFIAYADSLDFKNGLTFMLLVAAWLRAFGVKHQLFFQTDNGAEFGGSAGSRKRKLIQKLIFDHWNVSLLNIPERNKETNCFVERSHRTDDEEFYALNLKKVTSRTSFLKMAQNWILYFNYRRPHFGKNMNGMTPVEALKFYRCFYHPAIGSMPVVVLDQLSNYTSLLFDISSLPWDNLPRNKKLLNETMAHYICPGR, encoded by the coding sequence ATGACATTATACCAAAAACTTAAAGCTTCGGGTAATCCCCAGGCTGTTGCTCAAATCACTATCTCTTTACTTGAGTCTCATTCCGTTAAAGAAACCGCTAAAATCTTGGGTGTTACTCCAAGATGGGTGTATAAATTAAGAGAGCGTTTCAGGCTTTCTAATGGGGATATATCGGCCTGTATCAAAAAACGAGGACCTAAATTCCGCATGCCTAACAGAACTCCGGAGCACATCGAAAATTTGGTCGTTACTCTGGCAAAAGAAACTAATCTGGGCTCTAAAAGGCTGGCATTGTTCATTAAAAATACCTTCAATATTCAACTTTCCCCTTTTACTATTCGAAATATTAGAAGACGTTACGGTATACACTGCCGTAAACACAAGACGCTTACCGGCTCCCGCCGATTTGCTACAGATTTCTCCGCCTTCGAACCTTTGCAGCTCTGGCAGATCGATGCAAAACATATCGCCGATCAATCGGCTTTGCCTCCCGAAGCTTATGCATCTATTTTCAAAAATAAGCTGCCTCCTTTTCAGTTCACTGCTATTGATATTAAAACAAGGTTGCGCTTTATTGCGTATGCCGATTCTCTCGATTTTAAAAATGGGTTGACTTTCATGCTGCTTGTGGCAGCCTGGCTTAGAGCCTTCGGTGTAAAACATCAACTCTTCTTTCAAACAGACAATGGAGCAGAGTTCGGAGGCAGTGCCGGCTCTCGTAAAAGAAAACTCATTCAAAAACTTATTTTCGATCATTGGAACGTATCTTTGCTTAATATCCCGGAAAGGAATAAGGAAACAAATTGCTTCGTTGAACGCTCTCACCGCACTGATGATGAGGAGTTTTACGCTTTAAACTTGAAAAAAGTAACTTCAAGGACTTCATTCCTAAAGATGGCTCAAAATTGGATACTATATTTCAACTACAGGCGGCCGCATTTTGGCAAAAACATGAATGGAATGACTCCTGTTGAGGCGTTGAAGTTTTATCGCTGCTTTTATCATCCTGCAATTGGTTCTATGCCTGTAGTTGTTTTGGATCAGCTTTCTAATTACACTTCTTTGCTTTTTGACATCTCTTCTTTGCCCTGGGATAACCTGCCCAGAAATAAAAAGCTATTGAACGAAACTATGGCACATTACATTTGCCCCGGTCGGTAA
- a CDS encoding DNA-3-methyladenine glycosylase family protein, which yields MEITFTGIQPFNLEAIAESGQAFRWNRLEDGGYLGVVGNLVIKAYQEEDTLRIFTNGGNDSIGFIRDYFDLERDYREIEDKLSGFDELVPAVKFCSGNRILHQQPWETLISFILSANNSIPNIKRTIERMCSCYGTPVEFEGEIYYTFPTPEVLASLSEAQIRDTRCGFRGKYVIAAARMVAGGDIVLDELEKLPTGEARDYLMKIPGVGRKIADCVLLFSLRKFDAFPVDVWIKRVVEHLYFDGREMPVKKLQEFAENRFGPLAGFAQQYLFHYTRTCWSDIKDTPGSKKD from the coding sequence TTGGAGATAACATTTACAGGCATTCAACCTTTCAACCTGGAAGCGATAGCCGAAAGCGGTCAGGCCTTCCGCTGGAACAGGCTGGAAGACGGGGGTTACCTGGGCGTGGTCGGTAACCTGGTGATAAAGGCCTACCAGGAGGAAGATACCCTAAGGATATTTACCAACGGCGGTAATGATTCGATCGGGTTTATTCGGGATTATTTTGACCTGGAAAGAGATTACCGGGAGATCGAGGATAAGCTCAGCGGTTTCGACGAATTGGTACCAGCGGTAAAGTTCTGCAGCGGTAACCGCATACTCCACCAACAACCATGGGAAACCCTGATTTCATTTATCCTTTCAGCCAACAACAGCATACCTAATATAAAGCGGACGATAGAGCGGATGTGCAGCTGTTACGGAACTCCTGTGGAATTTGAGGGAGAAATCTACTATACTTTTCCCACCCCGGAAGTGCTGGCTTCTTTATCGGAAGCCCAGATCAGAGATACCCGCTGCGGTTTCAGGGGCAAGTACGTGATTGCAGCGGCCAGGATGGTCGCCGGTGGCGACATCGTCCTGGACGAACTGGAGAAGCTTCCCACCGGCGAAGCAAGAGACTATCTCATGAAGATCCCCGGAGTAGGGCGGAAGATAGCCGACTGCGTGCTGCTTTTTTCCCTGCGGAAATTCGACGCCTTCCCGGTAGACGTATGGATAAAAAGGGTTGTGGAGCACCTTTATTTTGACGGCAGGGAAATGCCGGTAAAAAAACTGCAGGAGTTTGCGGAAAATAGATTCGGCCCACTCGCCGGGTTCGCTCAGCAGTACCTTTTCCATTACACCAGAACTTGCTGGAGTGATATTAAAGACACCCCCGGCTCTAAGAAAGACTAA
- the ileS gene encoding isoleucine--tRNA ligase: MFKKVEPTMNFVPIEEKILDFWKREKIFEKSIENRKDAPNYVFYEGPPTANGKPHAGHVLTRVVKDLIPRYKTMMGYRVDRKAGWDTHGLPVELEVEKQLGISGKPQIEEYGVEEFIKKCKNSVFTYEQEWKRMTERVGFWIDMENPYVTYHNTYIESVWWALKKIWEKGLLYKGHKVVPYCPRCGTSLSSHEVAQGYDEVEDPSVFVKFPLEGEENTYFLVWTTTPWTLPSNAALAVKGDSTYVKVEHNGEKLILAEERLSVLDGEYTVLEKFTGEKLSGVKYRPVFPFFENERERAFYVVTADFVVMDEGTGIVHMAPAFGEDDYRTGQKHGLPVLQPVDAQGRFTEQVESWAGVFVKDADKGIIKDLKQRGLLYKAERYLHTYPFCWRCDTPLLYYARSSWFIKTTAIKDRLLEINRKIGWHPEHIRDGRFGNFLENVIDWCLSRERYWGTPLNIWICQECGKEHAVGSIEELKAMSKLPLGDIELHKPYVDEVVLKCPGCGGDMRRVPEVIDCWFDSGSMPFAQLHYPFENEETFKTHFPADFISEAIDQTRGWFYSLFVISTLLFDDSPYKNVLVMGHVLDQYGQKMSKHKGNVLDPWEILNEQGADAMRWYLYVASPPWNPSRFYKEAVSEAQRRFLGTLWNIYSFFTLYASIDNFDPRKHSLDPKSRHEMDRWLLSRVNSTNRRVRKCLDGFDITTAARALEELVDDMSNWYVRRCRERFWKSEMDQDKIAAYLTLYEALVEFIKIAAPFVPFITEELYQNLVRVPYPESPESVHLCYYPEVREELIDLKLEHKMELARKIVELGRAARNKAKIKNRQPLSRMMVQLRNPNDEELLKDLTDIIKEELNIKEIEYIHMAEQYFTYMLKPRFDLLGPKYGKLMPAIAREISKANAAELIREAREKGEVVLTVEGQEVKLTQDDLDIRAQDKEGFCTEGEGGYYVVLDTTITHELVLEGIARELTSKIQNMRKEAGFEVEDKIYVYYQGDAVIDEAMDVHGGEIKGDTLAISIEKAAPPEDSFAREWDINGHGALLGVKKA; this comes from the coding sequence ATGTTTAAAAAAGTTGAGCCTACTATGAATTTTGTCCCGATCGAAGAGAAAATACTGGATTTCTGGAAAAGGGAAAAGATTTTCGAAAAGAGCATAGAAAACAGGAAGGATGCCCCCAACTACGTGTTTTACGAGGGGCCTCCTACGGCTAACGGAAAGCCCCACGCCGGCCACGTGCTGACCAGGGTCGTCAAGGACTTGATCCCCAGGTACAAGACCATGATGGGGTACAGGGTCGACCGTAAAGCCGGGTGGGATACCCACGGGCTTCCGGTGGAGTTGGAAGTTGAAAAGCAGCTTGGAATCAGCGGGAAACCCCAGATAGAGGAATACGGAGTGGAAGAGTTCATAAAGAAATGCAAAAATAGCGTCTTTACCTACGAACAGGAATGGAAGAGGATGACCGAGAGGGTAGGGTTCTGGATCGACATGGAGAACCCTTACGTCACCTACCACAACACCTACATCGAATCGGTGTGGTGGGCCTTGAAAAAAATCTGGGAGAAGGGTCTTCTATATAAAGGTCACAAAGTTGTGCCCTACTGCCCCAGGTGCGGGACATCGTTGTCCAGCCACGAGGTAGCCCAGGGTTACGACGAGGTCGAAGACCCATCCGTATTTGTGAAGTTCCCGCTGGAGGGAGAAGAAAATACTTATTTCCTTGTATGGACCACTACTCCGTGGACGCTGCCTTCCAACGCAGCCCTGGCAGTAAAAGGAGACTCCACCTACGTAAAGGTTGAGCATAACGGCGAAAAACTCATACTTGCTGAAGAAAGGCTGAGCGTCCTGGATGGGGAATACACCGTCCTGGAAAAGTTCACGGGCGAAAAACTTTCCGGCGTTAAGTACAGGCCCGTATTCCCGTTCTTTGAAAACGAGAGGGAAAGAGCCTTTTATGTGGTCACCGCGGATTTCGTCGTGATGGACGAAGGCACCGGAATCGTGCACATGGCGCCGGCCTTCGGCGAGGACGACTACAGGACGGGACAGAAGCACGGACTGCCGGTATTACAGCCCGTAGATGCCCAGGGAAGGTTTACAGAACAGGTGGAATCCTGGGCCGGGGTATTCGTAAAGGACGCCGATAAAGGCATCATAAAAGACCTGAAGCAGAGGGGGCTTCTGTACAAGGCTGAAAGGTACCTGCACACATATCCTTTTTGCTGGCGCTGCGATACGCCGCTTTTATACTATGCCCGCAGCAGCTGGTTTATCAAGACAACAGCTATTAAAGACAGGCTCCTGGAGATAAACCGGAAGATAGGTTGGCATCCGGAGCACATAAGGGACGGCCGCTTCGGCAATTTCCTTGAAAACGTCATAGATTGGTGTCTGAGCCGCGAGCGCTACTGGGGAACGCCGCTCAACATCTGGATATGCCAGGAATGCGGCAAAGAGCACGCCGTCGGCAGTATAGAGGAATTGAAGGCGATGAGCAAGCTGCCGCTGGGAGATATAGAACTGCACAAGCCCTACGTTGACGAAGTCGTATTAAAATGCCCCGGCTGCGGCGGCGATATGAGGCGCGTGCCCGAGGTCATAGACTGCTGGTTCGATTCGGGCTCGATGCCTTTCGCCCAGCTCCACTACCCCTTTGAAAACGAAGAGACCTTTAAAACCCATTTCCCGGCGGATTTCATATCCGAGGCCATCGACCAGACCCGGGGATGGTTCTACAGCCTCTTTGTGATATCTACTCTGCTGTTTGACGATTCGCCTTACAAAAACGTACTGGTAATGGGGCACGTGCTGGACCAGTACGGGCAGAAGATGAGCAAACACAAGGGTAACGTGCTGGACCCGTGGGAGATCCTGAACGAGCAGGGTGCCGACGCCATGCGCTGGTACCTTTACGTGGCAAGTCCTCCGTGGAACCCCAGCCGCTTCTACAAAGAGGCTGTAAGCGAAGCCCAGCGGCGATTCCTGGGCACCCTGTGGAACATCTATTCCTTCTTTACACTTTACGCCAGTATCGACAATTTCGACCCGAGAAAACATTCGCTGGATCCGAAATCCAGGCACGAAATGGACCGCTGGCTTCTGTCCAGGGTAAACAGCACCAACAGGAGAGTAAGGAAATGCCTGGACGGATTCGATATAACTACTGCAGCCAGGGCCCTGGAAGAGCTGGTAGACGATATGAGCAATTGGTACGTCCGCCGGTGCAGGGAAAGGTTCTGGAAATCCGAAATGGACCAGGACAAAATCGCAGCATACCTCACACTGTACGAAGCGCTGGTGGAGTTCATAAAGATAGCGGCTCCCTTCGTGCCGTTTATCACCGAAGAACTTTACCAGAACCTGGTGAGAGTGCCTTATCCCGAATCGCCGGAGAGCGTACACCTTTGCTACTACCCTGAGGTAAGGGAGGAGCTTATCGATTTAAAACTGGAGCACAAGATGGAGCTGGCGCGCAAGATCGTGGAATTAGGAAGGGCTGCCAGGAACAAGGCTAAAATCAAGAACCGCCAGCCCCTTTCGAGAATGATGGTCCAGCTGAGGAATCCCAACGATGAAGAGCTTTTAAAAGATCTGACCGATATTATCAAAGAAGAGCTGAATATAAAAGAAATCGAGTATATCCACATGGCCGAACAGTACTTTACCTACATGCTAAAGCCCCGTTTCGACCTGCTGGGGCCCAAATACGGTAAGCTCATGCCTGCTATTGCCCGGGAAATTTCTAAGGCCAATGCTGCCGAATTGATCAGGGAAGCCAGAGAAAAGGGCGAGGTAGTCCTGACGGTAGAAGGGCAGGAGGTAAAGCTGACCCAGGACGATCTCGATATAAGAGCCCAGGACAAAGAAGGGTTCTGCACCGAGGGAGAAGGGGGCTACTACGTGGTGCTCGATACAACGATTACCCACGAACTAGTGCTGGAAGGTATAGCCCGGGAGCTCACCAGCAAAATACAGAACATGAGGAAGGAAGCCGGATTTGAAGTAGAAGATAAAATATACGTCTATTACCAGGGTGACGCAGTAATTGATGAAGCCATGGACGTCCACGGAGGGGAGATTAAAGGCGATACGCTGGCGATTTCCATCGAAAAAGCCGCCCCGCCGGAAGACAGCTTTGCCAGGGAGTGGGATATAAACGGGCACGGGGCGTTGCTTGGAGTAAAAAAAGCGTGA
- a CDS encoding nitroreductase family protein, which yields MNETIRVLKERRSIRQYAARPIPREILEDIVDCARLAPSANNVQPWVFVVVTNEEGKKELARLATWGKFIADAAACVAVFCEKDNNHAVEDGSAATENIILAAKAYGIGSCWVAGYRRPYSDEVRRLLGVPEKYELISLVPLGYSDKTPNPPKKPLSEVLKWEKYE from the coding sequence GTGAATGAAACGATCAGGGTCTTAAAGGAAAGAAGAAGTATAAGGCAATATGCAGCCAGACCCATACCCAGGGAAATCCTGGAGGACATCGTAGATTGCGCAAGGCTTGCTCCATCGGCCAACAACGTTCAACCGTGGGTATTCGTGGTAGTAACCAACGAAGAAGGCAAAAAGGAACTGGCCCGGCTCGCAACCTGGGGGAAGTTTATCGCCGATGCCGCCGCCTGCGTGGCTGTGTTCTGCGAAAAGGACAACAACCACGCTGTGGAAGACGGTTCGGCTGCTACCGAAAATATCATACTGGCAGCTAAAGCTTACGGTATCGGTTCCTGCTGGGTGGCGGGATACAGGAGGCCTTACAGCGATGAGGTCAGGAGGTTACTGGGGGTGCCCGAAAAATACGAACTTATCTCGCTGGTACCCCTGGGATACTCTGATAAGACGCCGAATCCGCCCAAGAAGCCGCTGTCGGAAGTGCTGAAGTGGGAAAAATACGAATAA